Proteins encoded by one window of Planktothrix tepida PCC 9214:
- a CDS encoding DUF2301 domain-containing membrane protein — MVQTQQPSLPVIYQGQFGEYTIDDSDRWSVILYRTGLIIAALCFTIATGLILFQENNPLVIQALTPIYFCFWFGLGLSLVMIHIYLIPLHQLLQLFWLIGGIASAVFAWVDDEPLALTIYHHPYTLFGVGFTFVALTGIYFKEAFCFNRMETKLLTPLVPLLLLGFIAGIWSVSAQKIFLAFWAIQFIIFAGRKIFQDIPGDIGDKSVFDYLKNRQSA, encoded by the coding sequence ATGGTACAAACACAACAACCTTCTCTACCCGTTATTTATCAAGGACAATTTGGTGAGTACACAATTGATGATAGCGATCGCTGGAGTGTGATCCTTTACCGGACTGGCTTAATCATAGCAGCCCTATGCTTTACCATAGCAACCGGATTAATTTTGTTCCAAGAAAATAATCCTTTGGTTATACAAGCATTAACCCCCATCTACTTCTGTTTTTGGTTTGGGTTAGGGTTGAGTTTAGTCATGATTCATATTTATTTAATCCCTTTACACCAATTATTACAACTTTTTTGGTTAATTGGAGGAATTGCTTCTGCGGTATTTGCTTGGGTGGATGACGAACCTTTAGCGTTAACTATTTATCACCATCCCTATACTTTATTTGGGGTAGGGTTTACCTTTGTTGCGTTAACGGGGATTTATTTTAAAGAAGCCTTCTGTTTTAATCGCATGGAAACCAAACTATTAACGCCGCTAGTTCCTTTATTATTACTGGGATTTATTGCGGGAATTTGGTCGGTTTCTGCTCAAAAAATTTTCTTAGCATTTTGGGCGATTCAATTTATCATTTTTGCGGGTCGAAAAATCTTCCAAGATATTCCAGGAGATATTGGGGATAAAAGCGTTTTTGACTATTTAAAAAATAGACAGTCAGCCTAA
- a CDS encoding calcium-binding protein — protein sequence MSKLYQNKNKKKLQPPGEDLKPLQIDETIVSGLVNKQREHFKEELLNSMTNLIEQMESMGFLNVSSLFEDDDFNVEEFEEKMEKILGTDDLEVTSKTLNRYLKYLKAQIKLPCYLTGTEEFIWEEEYLYGSGSSSEYEKLKKTNPSYTDIFLLGQFQDKTDEMEGILVDVKRVSDNRKFTIPLAELKVSDEDSPNFSLIEDYLTWFVNYL from the coding sequence ATGTCTAAACTGTATCAAAACAAAAACAAAAAGAAATTACAACCACCAGGAGAGGATTTGAAACCCCTTCAAATCGATGAAACGATTGTATCGGGTTTAGTTAATAAGCAAAGAGAGCATTTTAAAGAAGAGTTACTCAATTCCATGACCAATCTCATTGAACAAATGGAGTCAATGGGATTTTTGAATGTTTCCAGTTTGTTTGAAGATGATGATTTTAATGTTGAAGAATTTGAGGAAAAAATGGAAAAGATTCTAGGTACTGATGACCTAGAAGTAACTTCCAAAACTTTAAATCGATATCTGAAATATTTAAAAGCTCAGATTAAATTACCTTGTTATTTAACAGGAACAGAGGAATTTATTTGGGAAGAAGAATATCTTTATGGTTCAGGGAGTTCTAGTGAATATGAAAAATTGAAAAAAACAAATCCTTCTTACACGGATATTTTTTTGTTAGGGCAATTTCAAGACAAAACTGATGAAATGGAAGGGATTCTGGTTGATGTTAAACGAGTCAGCGATAATCGAAAATTTACAATTCCTTTAGCTGAATTAAAAGTATCCGATGAAGATTCTCCAAACTTTAGTTTAATAGAAGATTATTTAACGTGGTTTGTGAATTATTTATAA
- a CDS encoding DUF561 domain-containing protein translates to MMNSSLQRAFNQGNALKVISGLTNFNVGRVASVVKAATQGGATFVDIAADPSLVQIVRQLTFLPICVSAVEPEKFVTCIEAGADLIEIGNFDAFYAQGRRFEAAEVLQLTHETRALLPHITLSVTVPHILELDQQVELALELVKAGADIIQTEGGTSSSPVHGGTLGLIEKAAPTLAAASEISRAVSVPVLCASGISNVTAPMAIAAGAAGVGVGSAINRLDNEVAMVAVVRSLVEALATVQANRVYA, encoded by the coding sequence ATGATGAATTCATCCTTACAACGAGCATTCAACCAAGGTAACGCCCTGAAAGTAATTAGCGGTTTAACCAATTTTAACGTCGGACGGGTCGCCTCTGTGGTGAAAGCAGCAACTCAAGGCGGTGCAACCTTTGTGGATATCGCAGCCGATCCTAGCTTAGTTCAAATCGTCCGTCAATTAACGTTTCTCCCCATCTGTGTTTCTGCGGTTGAACCTGAGAAATTTGTAACTTGCATCGAAGCGGGTGCAGACTTAATTGAAATTGGCAACTTCGATGCGTTCTATGCTCAAGGACGACGTTTTGAAGCCGCAGAAGTGCTGCAACTGACCCACGAAACCCGTGCGTTATTACCCCATATTACCTTGTCTGTTACTGTTCCCCATATCCTCGAACTCGACCAACAAGTTGAACTGGCTCTCGAACTCGTCAAAGCGGGTGCAGATATCATCCAAACCGAAGGCGGAACCAGTTCTTCCCCGGTTCATGGTGGCACATTAGGACTCATTGAAAAAGCCGCTCCCACCTTAGCCGCCGCCTCAGAAATTTCTCGCGCCGTCTCCGTTCCCGTATTATGCGCTTCGGGTATTTCTAATGTCACAGCACCGATGGCCATTGCTGCGGGTGCTGCGGGTGTTGGCGTGGGTTCAGCCATTAACCGTCTCGATAACGAAGTCGCAATGGTGGCGGTGGTTCGTAGCTTAGTCGAAGCCTTAGCAACGGTTCAAGCTAACCGAGTTTACGCTTAA
- a CDS encoding creatininase family protein, protein MLHNFIPPERFFPYLTWAEIESMADKNNVVILQPIGAIEQHGPHLPLIVDAAIATAVTGQALAQLNDNIPAYALPTIYYGKSNEHWHFPGTITLSSQTLMAVLMELGESIYRAGFRKLAFINAHGGQPQILEMVARDLHQKYEDFSVFPLFVWRVANIAGELLTPKELELGIHAGDAETSLMLSLLPEQVKMEKAVCEYPQGLPENSLLSMEGKLPFAWVTQDLTKTGVLGDATVATKEKGDRILASLVNSWVQVIEDLYKFKQPQKFRD, encoded by the coding sequence ATGCTCCACAATTTTATTCCCCCTGAACGGTTTTTTCCTTATTTAACTTGGGCAGAAATTGAATCAATGGCTGATAAAAATAATGTGGTTATTTTACAACCGATTGGAGCCATTGAACAACATGGCCCCCATTTACCGTTAATTGTTGATGCTGCGATCGCAACGGCGGTAACAGGTCAAGCTTTAGCCCAACTTAATGATAACATTCCGGCTTATGCTTTGCCAACAATTTATTATGGAAAATCTAACGAGCATTGGCATTTCCCCGGAACAATAACGTTAAGTTCCCAAACCTTAATGGCGGTATTAATGGAATTAGGCGAAAGTATTTATCGGGCGGGATTTAGAAAATTAGCTTTTATTAATGCTCATGGCGGACAACCGCAAATATTAGAGATGGTGGCGCGGGATTTACATCAAAAATATGAAGATTTTTCCGTATTTCCTTTATTTGTTTGGCGGGTTGCTAATATTGCTGGGGAACTCTTAACTCCGAAAGAATTAGAGTTAGGAATTCATGCCGGAGATGCTGAAACCAGTTTAATGTTATCTTTATTACCAGAACAAGTTAAAATGGAGAAAGCGGTGTGTGAATATCCCCAAGGTTTACCCGAAAATAGTTTATTAAGTATGGAGGGAAAATTACCCTTTGCTTGGGTAACACAAGATTTAACGAAAACTGGTGTTTTAGGGGATGCAACGGTGGCGACTAAGGAAAAAGGCGATCGCATTTTAGCTTCTTTAGTTAATAGTTGGGTACAAGTTATTGAGGATTTATATAAATTCAAACAACCCCAAAAATTTAGGGATTAA
- a CDS encoding IS630 family transposase (programmed frameshift) — protein sequence MNLINEIDNFINQTKDPREIKRAIAVKLKLQGKAYREIQDLLQVNKGFISQWKNRVLVEGVESLKLQYKGRKGYLSPEDKQKVIEELRERDWLRLSDLQVLLEREYGVVFQSHQSYYSLLEEAGISWKKSQKKNPAKNEQLVQEKKEEIEKKLASWKEEIEAGKLTVFMIDECHLLWGDILGYVWGRTDRRIEIPIKNQKERQTYYGALDYQTKEFIIKGYAAGNTENTVDFIQYLQQQNPGKRLAIVWDNATYHCSQKFRDYLTEVNQNLSEEEWRITCLNFAPNAPEQNPVEDIWLQTKNFVRKFYHLCPSFKVIKWLFEFFAQGQIFDFPKIFMYGILPQPI from the exons ATGAATCTAATCAACGAAATAGACAATTTTATCAATCAGACAAAAGATCCTAGAGAAATTAAAAGAGCGATCGCTGTCAAACTCAAATTACAAGGGAAAGCCTACCGGGAAATTCAAGACTTATTACAAGTTA ATAAAGGATTTATTAGCCAGTGGAAAAATCGGGTTCTTGTGGAAGGAGTAGAGAGTTTAAAACTCCAATATAAAGGAAGAAAAGGCTATCTAAGTCCCGAAGATAAACAGAAAGTTATTGAAGAATTAAGGGAAAGAGATTGGTTAAGATTGTCTGATTTACAAGTTTTGTTAGAAAGGGAGTATGGAGTCGTGTTTCAATCCCATCAAAGTTATTATAGCTTGCTGGAAGAGGCTGGCATCAGTTGGAAAAAAAGCCAAAAGAAGAATCCGGCTAAGAATGAGCAGTTAGTCCAAGAGAAAAAGGAAGAAATTGAAAAAAAGTTAGCGAGTTGGAAAGAAGAAATAGAGGCGGGAAAGCTGACGGTGTTTATGATTGATGAATGTCATCTTCTCTGGGGAGATATTTTAGGGTATGTGTGGGGAAGAACAGATAGAAGAATAGAAATTCCGATCAAAAATCAAAAAGAAAGGCAAACTTATTATGGAGCTTTAGATTACCAAACGAAAGAATTTATTATCAAAGGTTATGCGGCGGGAAATACAGAAAATACCGTAGACTTTATCCAGTATTTACAGCAGCAAAATCCGGGGAAAAGGTTAGCTATAGTCTGGGATAATGCCACTTATCATTGTTCTCAAAAGTTTAGAGATTATTTAACTGAAGTTAATCAAAATTTATCGGAAGAAGAATGGCGGATTACTTGTCTAAATTTTGCCCCCAATGCACCTGAACAAAATCCTGTAGAAGATATTTGGTTACAAACCAAAAATTTCGTGAGAAAATTTTATCATTTATGCCCATCTTTTAAAGTAATTAAGTGGCTATTCGAGTTTTTCGCTCAGGGTCAAATTTTTGATTTCCCCAAAATTTTTATGTATGGGATTTTGCCACAACCTATTTAG
- a CDS encoding LL-diaminopimelate aminotransferase: MKFANRLDLLRSNVFADMDRAKAKAVLAGQDLIDLSLGSSDLPVADHIITPIQDSVSDPATHGYLLFRNTQGFREIVAQWYSNRYGIAVDPETEVLQLIGSQEGTAHLPLAILNPGDFALLQDPGYPSHIGGVYLAGGQMYPMPLREENGFLPVFEEIPETVLAQARMMVLSYPHNPTSATASLSFFRQAVAFCQNHDLVLVHDFPYMDFVFPEGEDQTVAELAPSILQADPDKSVSIEFFTFSKSYNMGGFRIGFAIGNAELILALRQIKATVDFNQYIGILNGAIAALTGPQDHIIQNMGIFRQRRDAFIQAMQDIGWNVAKPKATMYIWAKLPEPWSQDSIGFCRQLVEQTGVAASPGVGFGKSGEGYVRFALVHPPEVLVTAVNRIAQFLQSSP, encoded by the coding sequence ATGAAATTTGCTAATCGTTTAGACCTGTTACGCTCTAATGTTTTTGCTGATATGGATCGAGCCAAAGCCAAGGCTGTATTAGCAGGACAGGATTTAATTGATTTATCCTTGGGTTCTTCAGATTTACCCGTTGCTGATCATATTATTACGCCGATCCAGGACTCTGTGTCTGATCCCGCTACTCATGGTTATCTATTATTTCGCAATACTCAAGGGTTTCGAGAAATCGTTGCTCAGTGGTACAGCAACCGTTATGGTATTGCTGTTGACCCTGAAACGGAGGTTTTACAACTCATTGGTTCCCAGGAAGGAACGGCCCATTTACCCTTAGCGATTCTCAACCCTGGTGATTTTGCCTTATTACAAGATCCCGGTTATCCCTCTCATATTGGTGGGGTTTATTTAGCGGGGGGCCAAATGTATCCGATGCCCTTACGCGAGGAAAATGGCTTTTTACCGGTTTTTGAGGAGATTCCAGAAACAGTCTTAGCCCAAGCTCGCATGATGGTGTTGAGTTATCCCCATAACCCGACATCTGCAACGGCTTCTTTATCGTTTTTCCGTCAGGCTGTGGCCTTTTGCCAAAACCATGATTTAGTTTTAGTTCATGATTTTCCCTATATGGATTTTGTGTTTCCAGAAGGAGAAGATCAGACGGTTGCAGAATTAGCTCCCTCAATTTTACAAGCTGATCCAGACAAAAGCGTTTCGATTGAGTTCTTTACCTTTTCTAAATCCTACAATATGGGCGGGTTCCGCATTGGCTTTGCCATTGGGAATGCAGAGTTAATTTTGGCTTTACGCCAGATTAAGGCAACTGTTGATTTTAACCAATATATCGGGATTTTGAATGGGGCGATCGCCGCTTTAACGGGGCCACAGGATCATATTATTCAGAATATGGGAATTTTCCGTCAACGACGGGATGCCTTTATTCAAGCGATGCAGGATATCGGTTGGAATGTCGCCAAACCAAAAGCCACGATGTATATTTGGGCTAAACTACCCGAACCTTGGTCACAGGATTCTATTGGGTTCTGTCGCCAACTGGTAGAACAAACGGGAGTAGCGGCTTCTCCGGGGGTTGGGTTTGGCAAATCCGGTGAAGGATATGTGCGGTTTGCCTTAGTCCATCCTCCAGAAGTATTAGTCACGGCGGTCAATCGCATTGCCCAGTTTTTACAATCATCTCCCTAA
- a CDS encoding thioredoxin family protein — MSNNVLVIQDSEFDSEVLQAEQPVLVYFWAGWCGPCRLVSPSIEAIAATYGDQVKVVKVEIDPNPDTVKLCKVEGVPALRLFNGQDIVQSHEGAISKPKLIEWLDTGLSSIDIPTPKGSSL; from the coding sequence ATGAGTAATAACGTTCTTGTGATTCAAGATTCGGAATTTGACTCCGAAGTGCTGCAAGCTGAACAACCCGTTTTAGTTTATTTTTGGGCGGGTTGGTGTGGCCCTTGTCGGCTTGTCTCTCCGTCCATAGAAGCGATCGCCGCAACCTATGGTGATCAGGTGAAAGTAGTTAAGGTGGAAATAGACCCCAATCCCGATACCGTCAAACTGTGTAAGGTTGAAGGAGTTCCGGCTTTGAGATTATTTAACGGTCAAGACATTGTTCAATCTCATGAGGGCGCCATTAGCAAACCTAAGTTAATCGAATGGCTTGACACTGGCTTATCCTCCATTGACATTCCCACCCCTAAAGGCTCCAGCCTTTAA
- the glpX gene encoding class II fructose-bisphosphatase — protein sequence MDNVIGLEIIEVVEQAAIASARLMGKGDKNEADHVAVEAMRQRMNQIHMKGRIVIGEGERDEAPMLYIGEQVGICTQDDAAKYCNPDELLEIDIAVDPCEGTNLVAYGQNGSMAVLAISEKGGLFAAPDFYMKKLAAPAVAQGHVDINKSATENLKILSDCMNRSVEDLVVVVMDRPRHKDLINEIRTAGARVRLISDGDVSAAISCAFSGTNIHALMGIGAAPEGVISAAAMRALGGHFQGQLIYDPEVVKTGLIGESKEGNIARLKEMGITEPDKVYNAEELASGQTVLFAACGITPGTLMEGVRFFKGGARTQSLVISSQSKTARFVDTIHMFESPKNIQLR from the coding sequence GTGGATAATGTTATTGGATTAGAGATTATTGAAGTCGTCGAGCAAGCTGCGATTGCTTCTGCTCGTTTGATGGGTAAGGGAGACAAAAATGAAGCCGACCATGTGGCGGTGGAAGCCATGCGTCAACGCATGAACCAAATTCACATGAAAGGACGAATCGTCATTGGGGAAGGAGAACGGGATGAAGCCCCCATGCTTTATATTGGTGAACAAGTCGGCATCTGTACCCAAGACGATGCCGCTAAATATTGTAACCCGGATGAACTGCTTGAAATTGATATCGCCGTTGACCCCTGCGAAGGGACAAACTTAGTCGCCTACGGTCAAAATGGATCGATGGCTGTATTAGCCATTTCTGAAAAAGGCGGTTTATTTGCGGCGCCTGACTTCTATATGAAGAAGTTAGCGGCTCCTGCGGTGGCTCAAGGTCATGTCGATATTAACAAATCTGCCACTGAAAACTTAAAAATTCTCTCGGACTGCATGAACCGCTCCGTTGAGGATTTAGTGGTGGTGGTGATGGATCGTCCCCGTCACAAAGATCTGATCAATGAAATTCGGACTGCTGGCGCCCGTGTACGTTTGATTAGTGATGGTGATGTTTCGGCTGCAATTTCCTGTGCCTTTTCAGGAACGAATATTCATGCTCTCATGGGTATTGGGGCGGCACCAGAAGGAGTGATTTCTGCGGCGGCAATGCGGGCTTTAGGCGGTCACTTCCAAGGTCAGTTAATTTATGACCCTGAAGTGGTGAAAACCGGATTAATTGGGGAAAGCAAAGAAGGCAATATTGCTCGCCTCAAAGAAATGGGAATTACTGAACCGGATAAAGTCTATAATGCAGAGGAATTAGCTTCTGGCCAAACGGTGTTATTCGCAGCCTGTGGAATTACACCGGGTACTTTAATGGAAGGAGTGCGCTTCTTTAAAGGTGGTGCTCGTACTCAAAGTTTAGTCATTTCTTCTCAGTCGAAAACGGCTCGTTTTGTGGATACTATCCATATGTTTGAGTCACCTAAGAATATTCAGTTGCGCTAA
- a CDS encoding glutamyl-tRNA reductase, translating into MNIAVVGLSHKTAPVEVREKLSIPEPQLEAAIAHLLSYPHIEEVAILSTCNRLEIYLVATETQPGIREVTQFLSEKSKLSLHQLRPHLFTLLHDDAIMHLMRVAAGLDSLVLGEGQILSQVKQTHKLSQQYKGISRILNRLFTQAVTAGKRVRTETSIGTGAVSISSAAVELVQMKVQNLSNYRITILGAGKMSRLLVQHLLSKGGNQITILNRTLGRAKELAHQFPDANLKIDTMSEMMSVMANSDIVFTSTSATEPIVDRSKLETILTASQSLMLVDISVPRNVATDVNELAHVQAYNVDDLKAVVAQNHESRRQMAQEAEVLLEEEVQAFDVWWRSLETVPVINCLRDKIEGIREQELEKALSRLGTEFADKHQEVIEALTRGIVNKILHDPMVQLRAQQDIEARRRAMQTLQTLFNLEPEKNSSQQYS; encoded by the coding sequence ATGAATATTGCTGTTGTCGGTTTAAGTCATAAGACCGCGCCTGTTGAAGTACGCGAAAAATTGAGTATTCCTGAACCTCAGTTAGAAGCTGCGATCGCTCATTTATTAAGTTATCCTCATATTGAAGAAGTTGCGATTCTCAGCACCTGTAACCGTTTAGAAATTTATTTAGTCGCCACAGAAACTCAACCGGGAATTCGGGAAGTTACTCAATTTTTATCAGAAAAAAGTAAGTTATCTTTACATCAATTACGCCCCCATTTATTTACTTTGCTTCATGATGATGCCATTATGCACTTAATGCGAGTGGCGGCGGGTTTAGATAGTTTAGTTTTAGGGGAAGGTCAAATTTTATCTCAAGTTAAACAAACTCATAAATTAAGTCAGCAATATAAAGGGATTAGTCGCATTCTGAACCGTTTATTTACCCAAGCGGTGACGGCTGGAAAACGGGTGAGAACGGAAACAAGCATTGGTACGGGTGCAGTTTCTATTAGTTCTGCGGCGGTGGAATTAGTTCAGATGAAAGTCCAGAACTTAAGTAATTATCGCATTACGATTTTAGGTGCGGGTAAAATGTCGCGTTTATTGGTTCAGCACTTATTATCAAAAGGTGGGAACCAAATTACCATTTTAAATCGAACTTTAGGGCGTGCTAAAGAATTAGCTCATCAATTTCCTGATGCGAATTTAAAAATTGATACGATGTCGGAAATGATGTCTGTAATGGCTAATTCTGATATTGTGTTTACTAGCACTTCAGCGACAGAACCAATTGTAGATCGCTCTAAGTTAGAAACGATTTTAACCGCCTCTCAATCCTTAATGTTAGTCGATATTTCTGTCCCTCGGAATGTCGCTACTGATGTGAATGAGTTAGCCCATGTTCAAGCTTATAATGTGGATGATTTAAAAGCGGTTGTCGCGCAAAACCACGAAAGTCGCCGTCAAATGGCTCAGGAAGCGGAAGTTTTATTGGAAGAGGAAGTACAAGCCTTTGATGTTTGGTGGCGCAGTTTAGAAACAGTACCCGTGATTAACTGTTTACGCGATAAAATTGAAGGAATTCGAGAACAGGAGTTAGAAAAAGCTTTATCTCGTTTAGGGACAGAATTTGCTGATAAGCATCAAGAAGTCATAGAAGCCTTAACGCGAGGAATTGTGAATAAGATTCTCCACGACCCGATGGTACAACTTCGCGCTCAACAGGATATTGAAGCTCGACGTCGGGCGATGCAAACCTTACAGACCTTATTTAATTTAGAGCCTGAAAAAAATTCCAGCCAGCAATATAGTTAG
- the trpA gene encoding tryptophan synthase subunit alpha, with product MISVSQCFESLRVSDKKNCALIPFITAGDPNLETTAKALQVLDQNGADLIELGVPYSDPLADGPVIQAAATRALQKGTRLDQVLEMVATVSPTLKAPIILFTYYNPILHRGIKPFLEQIYQAGARGLVVPDLPLEEAETLLEPARQIGIEVTLLVAPTSPKERIELIARQSQGFIYLVSVTGVTGMRSQVQTRVEDILKEMRTLTDKPIGVGFGISQPEQATQMRDWGADAVIVGSAFVKRLAEGTPEQALADIGRFCQDLKTAIQN from the coding sequence ATGATTTCTGTTTCTCAATGCTTTGAATCTTTACGAGTTTCGGACAAAAAAAACTGTGCTTTAATTCCGTTTATTACCGCCGGTGATCCGAACTTAGAAACAACGGCGAAAGCTTTACAAGTTCTGGATCAAAATGGAGCGGATTTAATTGAATTGGGGGTTCCTTATTCTGATCCATTGGCAGATGGGCCTGTTATTCAAGCGGCTGCAACTCGCGCCTTACAAAAAGGAACTCGTTTAGATCAAGTATTAGAAATGGTGGCAACTGTTAGCCCAACGCTGAAAGCCCCAATTATTTTATTTACCTATTATAATCCCATTTTGCACCGAGGGATTAAACCCTTTTTAGAACAGATTTATCAAGCGGGAGCTAGGGGTTTAGTCGTACCGGATTTACCTTTAGAAGAAGCCGAAACTTTACTAGAACCTGCCCGTCAAATCGGCATAGAAGTCACGTTACTGGTGGCACCGACCAGCCCTAAAGAACGAATTGAATTAATCGCTCGTCAATCTCAAGGGTTTATTTATTTAGTCAGTGTTACCGGGGTAACGGGGATGCGTTCGCAAGTCCAAACCCGTGTTGAAGATATTCTCAAGGAAATGCGAACTCTCACGGATAAACCCATTGGAGTTGGGTTTGGGATTTCTCAACCCGAACAAGCCACCCAAATGCGAGATTGGGGTGCGGATGCGGTGATTGTTGGAAGTGCTTTTGTCAAACGATTAGCTGAGGGAACACCGGAACAGGCATTAGCAGATATTGGTCGATTTTGTCAAGATCTAAAAACCGCAATCCAAAATTAA
- a CDS encoding DUF3007 family protein translates to MRRIDVIVITILVFLSGGLIYLIFQGIGFDSADAGIWSQAVLVGGLVIWLLTYLFRVGTHKMTYNQQLKNYEDAVLQKRLEEMTPEELAQLQAEVEEEKRS, encoded by the coding sequence ATGCGACGAATTGATGTCATTGTCATTACAATTCTTGTCTTTTTAAGCGGTGGATTGATTTACCTCATCTTCCAAGGGATAGGTTTTGATAGCGCCGATGCTGGAATCTGGAGTCAAGCGGTTTTAGTGGGGGGTTTAGTGATTTGGTTACTAACTTATTTATTTCGAGTTGGTACTCATAAAATGACTTATAACCAACAACTTAAAAACTATGAAGATGCGGTATTACAAAAACGACTGGAAGAAATGACTCCAGAAGAACTGGCTCAACTTCAAGCTGAAGTTGAAGAAGAGAAAAGGAGTTAA
- the ndhL gene encoding NAD(P)H-quinone oxidoreductase subunit L, whose protein sequence is MLLITLLLYAALAGAYLLVLPAALYAYMNARWYVASSFERAFMYFLVFFFFPGLILLAPFLNLRPQPRKIAS, encoded by the coding sequence ATGCTACTGATTACCCTATTACTCTATGCGGCTCTTGCTGGTGCTTATTTATTAGTGCTTCCGGCTGCTTTATATGCCTATATGAATGCTCGTTGGTATGTAGCCAGTTCCTTTGAACGAGCTTTTATGTACTTTTTAGTCTTCTTCTTTTTCCCTGGATTAATTCTGCTTGCACCCTTCTTGAATTTACGTCCTCAACCTCGAAAAATTGCCAGCTAA
- a CDS encoding Mrp/NBP35 family ATP-binding protein: protein MLDFNTVLEVLRPVQDPELQKSLVELNMIRNLKIQGGEVSFTLVLTTPACPLREFIVEDCQKAVKQLPGVETVVVDVTAETPQQKALPDRQGIPGVKNILAISSGKGGVGKSTVAVNVAVALAQTGAKVGLIDADIYGPNDPTMLGLADAQVRVQQSPQGEVLEPAFNHGVKLVSMAFLIDKDQPVIWRGPMLNGIIRQFLYQVNWGELDYLLVDMPPGTGDAQLTLAQAVPMSGVVIVTTPQLVSLLDSRKGLKMFQQLGVSVLGIVENMSYFIPPDAPDKKYDIFGSGGGEKTAHELGVTLLGAIPLEMPVREGGDAGIPIVISDPNSASALELTAIAQRIAGKVSVFALT, encoded by the coding sequence ATGCTTGATTTCAACACAGTCTTAGAGGTGTTACGACCTGTACAAGACCCTGAACTCCAAAAGAGTTTGGTGGAATTAAACATGATTCGTAACCTGAAAATCCAAGGGGGTGAGGTTAGCTTTACCTTAGTCCTGACCACGCCTGCTTGTCCCCTACGGGAATTTATCGTCGAAGATTGTCAAAAAGCCGTTAAACAACTCCCAGGGGTGGAAACGGTTGTTGTTGATGTTACCGCCGAAACCCCTCAACAAAAAGCTTTACCTGACCGTCAAGGTATTCCAGGGGTTAAAAATATTCTAGCCATTTCCAGTGGCAAAGGAGGCGTCGGAAAAAGTACCGTTGCGGTTAATGTTGCGGTTGCCTTAGCTCAAACGGGTGCGAAAGTTGGTTTAATTGATGCGGATATTTATGGCCCTAATGACCCCACGATGTTAGGGTTGGCAGATGCTCAAGTCAGGGTGCAGCAAAGTCCCCAAGGAGAAGTCCTAGAACCTGCATTTAATCATGGGGTAAAGTTGGTTTCGATGGCATTTCTCATCGATAAAGATCAACCTGTGATTTGGCGTGGCCCCATGTTAAATGGGATTATTCGTCAATTTCTCTATCAAGTTAATTGGGGTGAATTAGATTATCTTTTGGTGGATATGCCGCCGGGAACCGGAGATGCTCAACTCACCCTCGCCCAAGCGGTTCCCATGTCTGGGGTCGTAATTGTGACAACACCTCAGTTAGTTTCTCTCCTTGACTCCCGGAAAGGGTTAAAAATGTTCCAACAGTTGGGGGTTTCGGTGTTGGGAATTGTGGAAAATATGAGTTATTTTATCCCCCCTGATGCCCCGGATAAAAAATACGATATTTTTGGTTCTGGCGGAGGCGAAAAAACCGCTCACGAGCTTGGTGTTACCCTCTTGGGTGCTATTCCTTTAGAAATGCCCGTGCGAGAAGGGGGAGACGCAGGAATTCCCATTGTGATTTCTGATCCTAACTCAGCTTCGGCTTTAGAATTAACGGCGATCGCCCAACGCATTGCTGGAAAAGTCTCTGTTTTCGCCTTAACTTAG